A window of Lacibacter sediminis contains these coding sequences:
- a CDS encoding DUF2490 domain-containing protein — protein MKQVYLFVVLIFITISAVAQDNREVQTQNHFWTSVNTQARISNKWSVIADLHIRRTNYLKNNNFYYTRVGAAYHINKNLSVSLAGGHMWLANKTATTELFVNENRLVQQIQLNQPLGKIQLSQRLRIEERWIQRVVNSELTDTYRYSTRFRYQLGLSIPLSKKKYIPSLAFADELMMQTGKHIIYNNFDQNRFFAGIKQQITPSLAADFGYMYVWQQRLSGYQYNRNHTIRLFFYWQPDFRKKHTATPTAQNNLPLL, from the coding sequence TTGAAACAGGTTTATCTTTTCGTTGTATTAATTTTCATCACAATATCCGCTGTTGCACAGGATAACCGTGAGGTGCAAACGCAAAACCACTTCTGGACAAGCGTCAATACACAGGCACGCATCAGTAATAAATGGTCGGTTATTGCCGATCTGCACATCCGCCGCACCAACTATTTAAAGAATAATAACTTTTATTATACAAGAGTTGGCGCAGCCTATCATATCAATAAAAATCTGAGTGTTTCGCTTGCGGGAGGGCATATGTGGCTCGCCAATAAAACGGCTACCACCGAACTCTTTGTGAATGAAAACAGGCTGGTGCAACAAATTCAACTCAATCAGCCTTTGGGTAAAATACAATTGTCGCAGCGTTTGCGGATAGAAGAACGTTGGATACAGAGAGTAGTGAACAGTGAACTGACTGATACCTACAGGTACAGCACCCGTTTCCGGTATCAGTTAGGTCTTTCCATTCCGCTCAGTAAAAAAAAATACATTCCTTCACTTGCGTTTGCGGATGAGCTGATGATGCAGACGGGTAAACATATTATCTACAACAATTTTGATCAGAACCGTTTCTTTGCCGGCATCAAGCAACAGATCACTCCTTCATTGGCTGCCGACTTTGGTTATATGTACGTATGGCAGCAACGGCTGAGTGGCTACCAGTATAACCGTAACCACACTATTCGCTTGTTTTTTTACTGGCAACCTGATTTCCGAAAAAAGCATACGGCTACTCCAACAGCACAAAACAACCTACCGCTTCTGTAA
- a CDS encoding penicillin acylase family protein has product MKYLLLFFLLPLQIFAQSFSQSEIKRWKQQAQGVTIIRDNWGIPHIYGKTDADAVFGLLYAQCEDDFKRVEANYIEKLGRKAEVAGESELYNDLYVRLVIDSAEAVADYNKAPQGLKTLLQAYADGINYYLYTHPDVKPALLTRFKPWYQLLWTDGSIGAISTGDITAEDVKNLYGNTNATVAYRPKEFEDNSSGSNGFAIAPSKTESGNAILYINPHVTFYFRPEVHVVSEQGLNAYGAVTWGQFFVYQGFNEYCGWMHTSANVDVADMYAEKMSGSGTNMTYEYNNEKRAVKQKQITIKVKQGNELISKTFTTYSTHHGPVMAKRNGQYISVRSSNRMINGLLQSWQRTKAKGLDDYKKVMALRGNTSNSTVFADSKGNIAYWHGNYVPKRDTKFNWGKVVDGTTPATEWQGLHDAEEAVHVYNPSTGWIQNCNSTPYTVSGEASPKKKDYPVYMAPDGENFRGINAARVLSKENKFTIDKTIAAGYDTYLSAFEVLIPALVKAYETGVQPGDSLHRSLAAPIAVLKNWNYHSSNHSIATTLAVEWAQRLNASIRRIYIEDGDDDQVTATKRFAATAIPLQLLAPLNETVKQLKQQFGTWEIPWGDINRYQRVSNDLVQKYDDSKISYPVPFASALWGMLPSYNSRTFTGTKKRYGFHGNSFVCAVEFGDKIKAKSLLAGGNSGDPNSKHFTDQLEMYTKGQFKEVLFYKEDVLKHAERTYHPGE; this is encoded by the coding sequence ATGAAGTATTTATTGTTATTCTTTTTACTGCCATTACAAATTTTTGCGCAATCATTTTCACAATCAGAGATCAAACGCTGGAAACAACAGGCACAAGGTGTTACAATTATTCGTGACAACTGGGGTATTCCGCACATCTATGGAAAAACAGACGCCGATGCAGTGTTTGGTTTGTTATATGCGCAATGCGAAGATGATTTCAAACGGGTGGAAGCAAACTACATTGAGAAGCTTGGTCGTAAAGCTGAAGTTGCAGGTGAGAGTGAATTGTATAATGATCTGTATGTACGTTTAGTGATCGACAGTGCGGAAGCAGTTGCTGATTATAACAAAGCGCCGCAAGGGTTAAAAACATTATTACAGGCTTATGCTGATGGGATCAATTATTATCTCTACACACATCCCGATGTAAAACCTGCATTGCTCACTCGCTTCAAACCATGGTATCAATTATTATGGACCGATGGAAGTATTGGTGCCATCAGTACAGGTGATATAACGGCAGAAGATGTAAAGAATTTATATGGTAATACAAATGCAACGGTTGCCTATCGTCCAAAAGAATTTGAGGATAACAGCAGTGGTTCCAATGGTTTTGCCATTGCTCCATCAAAAACAGAAAGCGGCAATGCCATTTTGTACATCAACCCGCATGTAACATTTTATTTCCGTCCTGAAGTGCATGTGGTGAGTGAGCAAGGTTTGAATGCTTATGGTGCCGTTACATGGGGACAGTTTTTCGTGTACCAGGGTTTTAATGAATATTGTGGCTGGATGCACACCAGTGCAAATGTTGATGTAGCTGATATGTATGCAGAAAAGATGAGCGGCAGCGGTACTAATATGACCTATGAGTACAACAATGAAAAACGTGCGGTGAAACAAAAGCAGATCACGATTAAAGTGAAGCAAGGAAATGAACTCATCAGCAAAACATTCACCACCTATTCAACGCATCATGGTCCGGTAATGGCAAAACGTAACGGACAATACATCAGTGTACGCTCCAGCAATCGTATGATCAATGGATTGCTTCAAAGCTGGCAACGTACCAAAGCAAAAGGACTGGATGATTACAAAAAAGTAATGGCACTTCGTGGCAACACCAGCAACAGTACTGTGTTTGCAGATTCCAAAGGCAACATTGCTTACTGGCATGGCAACTATGTACCGAAGCGTGATACAAAATTCAATTGGGGTAAAGTTGTTGATGGTACAACACCTGCAACTGAATGGCAGGGTTTGCATGATGCAGAAGAAGCTGTGCATGTGTACAATCCATCAACGGGCTGGATACAAAATTGCAACTCTACTCCGTATACAGTGAGTGGTGAAGCAAGTCCAAAGAAAAAAGACTATCCCGTTTACATGGCGCCCGATGGTGAAAATTTTCGTGGCATCAACGCAGCAAGAGTGTTGAGCAAAGAGAATAAATTCACGATCGATAAAACCATTGCTGCAGGTTATGATACCTATCTGTCGGCGTTTGAAGTGCTGATCCCTGCGTTGGTGAAAGCCTATGAAACAGGCGTACAACCGGGCGACAGTCTGCACCGTTCATTGGCAGCACCTATTGCTGTATTAAAAAACTGGAACTACCATTCTTCCAATCATTCCATTGCTACAACATTGGCGGTAGAATGGGCACAACGTTTAAATGCATCGATCCGCAGAATTTATATTGAGGACGGTGATGATGACCAGGTTACTGCTACCAAACGTTTTGCTGCAACAGCTATTCCTTTACAATTATTAGCGCCTTTGAATGAAACAGTAAAACAATTGAAACAGCAATTTGGCACATGGGAAATTCCATGGGGCGATATCAACCGTTATCAACGGGTGAGTAATGATCTTGTTCAAAAGTATGATGATAGCAAGATCAGTTACCCGGTTCCATTCGCTTCAGCATTATGGGGCATGTTGCCTTCATACAACAGTCGCACTTTCACGGGAACAAAAAAACGTTACGGCTTCCATGGCAATAGTTTTGTGTGTGCTGTTGAGTTTGGAGATAAAATAAAAGCAAAATCGTTGCTGGCCGGTGGTAACAGTGGCGATCCCAACAGTAAACATTTCACTGATCAACTGGAAATGTATACGAAGGGTCAATTTAAAGAGGTGCTTTTTTACAAAGAAGATGTACTGAAACATGCTGAGCGAACTTATCATCCCGGAGAATAA